The Equus caballus isolate H_3958 breed thoroughbred chromosome 19, TB-T2T, whole genome shotgun sequence DNA window tgatcctctcttcagcccgccttgcaaggagcaaaccgaggctcggggaggtgccgtgacatccccagcctcacagctagtaggtggctgaatgcccacagtgctgcggaggggcacggcacgcacctttgaaacagaagctccagcacctgtcgtgtggtggcaaaacctctatacgtgcacaggaagctgtggacgtaggcggtgtcgccctccaggaaggcgggcaccaggtgctccactcgcttctgccgccttccagcctggacggtccacaccaggcgggacgctttgctcttcgttggggatggattttcagcctggggtcagacagaggggccgcttgccatcagaggccgcaccgcgggccccaggagtgccggggactggaggtcgcaccgaatgcccaagcccgcggtgacttgtggccggaagtgggcatcattgcccagggcaagggaagaattctcgggattccaagtaggatgtgaggtggagaaggattaaacctcttggtctcctaggtctttgtgctggcagaggagtgacagcccctccctggatgaagagcatcaaccctggggtggctgaccaactgcccattcgagacaggagaacacagaggcttttcgtgggctgggagggatgaggacgggaggacaggcagggtgatcagggcggtgctgtggaaatggcaacagaaggtgcgggttcagtgaagggctgagtcactgggctaatgggtctcccttctggaaagttgggcagcctgctgaggcccgacgccctgacctcgagaggccacgtggacgtgttcctctggacagcaaaggcagaggaccagaaagaaccctgtgagccccatgtcctgttgggcaaaaagcatgcctatccatcaggatgctgcgtccgactgggagaaggtggggaaggattgccaggccacatggacatgtgaggatgggagttcaaacaggaaaatctctacagaacgcaaaaggactcttgaacgcccgtgagctgatgggctagaaatgtctctgctctgctacacctctgtggacagggccgtctcctctggccaagacgggggctgggcccgcagggcaaggtcgggggaagagatggggattcagattcctttgggagcagggctccaggcaggagccccggggctgtctcagggccttcgaagacctgggggtcctcagtgctgtcttggggccctggggcttgggtctccccaacacctgcactcaccctgagccggccctggcctcgcttggcagcgtggggcaccttcccttcctgcagggtggtggagtcgagggcgtcgtggctcagctgctggcccatctcctgagtgacgctctggaaagacagtgcccggcagccaggcggcaagcctcagagacccgactggctgtctttgctggctctcacacctctgtgactctctccactctggacacacataccccgccccacggtccacacagacctccaccgaggagggaaacacacggcagcctgagggcctggaatgaggaggcagcttaggggtcccctttcagtcctgccagccctgtcctggcttgggaacgtgacgggaaaagcaggttattgccagcccaccaaccttctgcggccaagggcagatcctgcccacacgtccctctggcccccacactcacgaggacgggatgagggctgccctgggagggctcggggagctggtctggcctcgattgggctgctctaggcttcctcatgttacctgagaggacctcctgccaaaggtccagcggtggggggcgtgggagctgagccagcgtccacaacgtctccaaaggttctccctgcgggctttctgggaaccagagccccggtcaggcgggagaaagcaggagaacatgtttctctatcaagagtctccagccaagtgagctggctttgcgcacgtggctgcctagttgcgggggttccaagtctgttggggtctgttgtcaaggaagtgacctcatttcctgcagtgcccttacctgagtgcccccctcagataccacccatgcaaacagtcctctggccatggccttgctcaccccccttctccatgcgacgtcgtaggcgtacccaggaacaccaacacacccgtctcacaggctccctagagggtctgggtgcggccgaggtcccagctttgagactgacgcagaaacaagtcctcttccttacctcttctggatcctgcataagccgttgtgtctctcagggcctgtcggcctcctgtctgcacactggggaggaccggagcgtggacttgctagacatgtcctctggcgtgtgtcctaccttagaggacgatacctctcaaactgcaggcgggtgtcacttgcaggcaatgcctcccacctcgtgtttcttcctcttgccacttgccctgtgtctgcttctcttcggatcccaccctagagtccatccttgcatccaaggtcaatgtgtgtgtgtgtgtgtgtgtgtgtttgtgtgtgtgtgcatgcgtgtgtgtgtgtgtgtttgtgtgcgtccgcgtgttgtgtgctcaggttgtggaggccaagaagaaaacagctcccacaaaagggagggattggcaagagcttctcaaggtctcatggttcctaatttcagaagccaagcctccgcgtggggtcccagtcttgccctagaaggtcagaacacacacttacccattggactcaccctgtcgagggccattccctacccctctaggggcctcagtttcccaatgttccagtgagagattcaattcaggactgcataggcctgagctcagcagaaaagtggccgccactgcctccaccgtgggtgtgatgtgggcagggctacaatccagggtgccccggacctgggctcctcctcaaacaagaactgaccaaatgcccgtgtacactgccgaatactccccctcacccccatgccatctccagatctgtatgcacttccaccaacacagccttctccagaggcccctgggaatgcctgtgtgcagccagagccccagccttgaggacgcagagctggcttcctccctggctccgccttcttcctcatctgggattctgggcaaggcattgaagttctggggtcttctccttctcccgtcactggccacctgggatcaggacttcctggtctagacctcctgctgtaatcccctcctcttgagtgtggactgactggagcgattccacagaggacggcaaagcgatgccgtgtcactactgagatttggatgtggtcagtggtccctgagaacgcgcaaggggataggtgtgactactcacagcccactgtggggcatcaggtaccaggaaggaacagccccaggctccttcccgcaccacaccctcacacacccacacacccacaccgccctcacacacaaacacacacacactcacacacacacacacacgcccccgcaccagagctcaatgaagagctctgaaaagctggccaccccttgttctgggcagttgtttcttggtagaacgagggcatcgtttcttatgactcatctttaagtcatccttttaccaaattaacattaattatctatctcaaacgttaaaactttggggaatatattttactccacgatacgcttcttataaacgccagtgtttcatatgcgatgagaatatttttgaaatttgcacattttgaaaacgttaccagggcccatccaggaaagcgaaagatttgaaaggggtctccctggccccgacatttccctcgctgtttccagctctggtgtcacacctccaatgggtccccatccccaggaagtgaaaagagggaatagcggggcatcctctttgagacagaatctttgatctccgggggatttttcttcttaatgaaaaccgctatctcaatttcaaacatccggagtcactcacctcagaccagacccagccaggcacaggaggccacctctggaaggctggcacttccatgcaaactccggaggagggaaacgcacggagtccgacagaaggaaactcagtggctaccagggacttgcggtgggaggaagggagactgactgcttcccagggacagggtttctcttggacaaaa harbors:
- the LOC138918899 gene encoding ral guanine nucleotide dissociation stimulator-like, whose translation is MFSCFLPPDRGSGSQKARRENLWRRCGRWLSSHAPHRWTFGRRSSQSVTQEMGQQLSHDALDSTTLQEGKVPHAAKRGQGRLRAENPSPTKSKASRLVWTVQAGRRQKRVEHLVPAFLEGDTAYVHSFLCTYRGFATTRQVLELLFQRYGCVLAYGDEDGGPLDQLKKAISFILGAWLRWYPEDFIQPPDVPSLELLLAYIGLNMPGSELEHRARVLLSRLEQPEHTDAKTEAAAPPKDAEDPEDPAPSLPLGPSPAPSRTGILRATAGSRPSASTGSIPATTLSS